Genomic segment of Myxococcus stipitatus:
GCAGCTTCCGGGACGCGTCCCTGGCTCGCGCGGGACTGGAGCTGCTCCTGGACTCGAAGGTGGATGCGCGCGAGGCGCTGGCCATCCTCTTCGGCCAGCTCTCCGACAGCTCCACCCGGGACGTGGCGTTCACCTTCCTGCGCGAGAACTTCGACACCTTGCGAGGACGGCTGCCCCGGGACATCTCCACGTGGCTGCTCTCCAGCGGCGGCGTGTTCTGCGACGCCGGGCACCGCGAGGAGGCGGTCCGCTTCTTCGGCCCGCGCGCCGCCGACTTCGAGGGCGGCGAGCGCGCACTGGCCCAGTCCCTGGAGCGGGTGGACCAGTGCATCGCCCAGCGCGAGGCCCTGCGCCCCAGCCTCACGCGCTTCCTCGCGCGGTACTGAGGTCAGCGCTTGCGCGCGAGCGTCATCCCGTCGCGCACCGTCAACATCACCGCCTCCAGCCGGGCGTCCTTCCGGACCTTCTCGTTGAAGGCCGCCATCGCGCGGTCCACGTCCGACTCCGGGCTCATCACCCGCCCGGACCACAGCACATTGTCCACCACCACCAGGCCCCCAGCCCGCACCAGCGGCACCACCGCGTCCCAGTACGCGCCGTAGTTCACCTTGTCCGCGTCGATGAAGGCGAGGTCGAACGGCCCCCGCAGTGTCTTCAGGGTTTCCAGGGCAGGCCCGAACTTGAGCTGGATTTTCCGGCCATGCGGACTGCGTGCGAAGAACGAGCGGGCAATCTCGGAGGTCTCCGGGTTGATGTCACACGTGATGAGCTCCCCGTCGTCCGGAAGCCCCTCCGCCATCATCAGCGCCGAGTAACCGGTGAAGGTGCCAAGCTCGAGCACGCGCCCCGCACGGGTGAGCGAGACGAGCATCTTCAAGAAGACCCCCTCCACGGGTCCGACCTGCATTCCAGGGGAACTCGTGCGAGCGAGGGTGATGTCCTTGAGTTCCTCGAATAGCGGCGCGGGCGCGACGGAGTGAGTCCGGGCGTACTCCTCTGCTTCGGGCGAGACGAGCGTGAGCTGGGTCATGATAACGGTTTAACATCCGTGTTCTCATGTCTCACTTCGAGTTGCCCCGCTTCCCGGCGGGAATACCCTGGTGAGCGGTGCGGAGGTCCGAGCGATGACGGGAGCGAGACTGGGCGGTGCTCGTGCGGACGTGTCGCGATGTATCGACGCCAGCCTCCAATGTCAGGCCTCGTGCGAAGCCAGCATGGCCAGACTGTTGGCTCGAGGACTGGGACTCAGCAGTGCCTCCGTGCGGATGCTTCGACAGTGCGCGGAGCTGTGTGAGCTGAACGTGCGGGCGCTGCGCAAGGAGAGCCGGCTGGCCCGACGCACGGCCAGCCTGTGTTTCGAGCTGAGCAACCAGGTGGCCTACGAGGCCTGGCGGGACGTCGAGGACCCGGGCTCACACGCCCTCTCGAGAGACGCCCTGCGGCTGGCCCGCTCCTGCCACCCGCTGCTGTTCTCGTACTGAGCAAGACGTCCATCTGGTTGCATGTGTTATCACACGGCGTAAGGTCCACGCCGGCATGCGCGCACCCGGCACACACCTC
This window contains:
- a CDS encoding O-methyltransferase yields the protein MTQLTLVSPEAEEYARTHSVAPAPLFEELKDITLARTSSPGMQVGPVEGVFLKMLVSLTRAGRVLELGTFTGYSALMMAEGLPDDGELITCDINPETSEIARSFFARSPHGRKIQLKFGPALETLKTLRGPFDLAFIDADKVNYGAYWDAVVPLVRAGGLVVVDNVLWSGRVMSPESDVDRAMAAFNEKVRKDARLEAVMLTVRDGMTLARKR